One Candidatus Babeliales bacterium DNA segment encodes these proteins:
- a CDS encoding Nif11-like leader peptide family RiPP precursor — translation MSQALNDFFTVVATDKTLQERLFVTKEVSDVATIANEMGFSVTGADVLRAQVGRVLTLPSEELENLVAGNKSKKGAQWGRAGKGWLDNAGFWILELIQWGCTVQSFEPSLDLFVGKAKEDKELQQKLLAAKTYESVANIAHEYGYEVASIDLLKHMAIQIMKLNDEKAETVASGGAH, via the coding sequence ATGTCACAAGCGCTTAATGATTTTTTTACCGTCGTTGCCACAGATAAAACGTTACAAGAGCGGCTATTTGTCACAAAAGAAGTCAGTGACGTTGCTACTATTGCAAATGAAATGGGCTTTAGCGTTACAGGGGCTGATGTTCTTCGTGCGCAGGTTGGGCGAGTGTTAACTTTACCCTCTGAAGAATTAGAAAATTTAGTGGCAGGTAATAAATCAAAAAAAGGTGCGCAATGGGGTCGTGCTGGCAAAGGATGGTTGGACAATGCAGGCTTTTGGATACTTGAGCTAATACAGTGGGGCTGTACCGTTCAATCTTTTGAGCCATCGTTAGATCTCTTTGTTGGTAAGGCAAAAGAAGATAAAGAACTACAGCAAAAGCTTCTTGCTGCCAAAACCTATGAAAGCGTTGCTAACATAGCACATGAATATGGCTATGAGGTTGCAAGCATTGATCTGCTTAAACATATGGCTATACAAATCATGAAGCTTAATGATGAAAAAGCAGAAACAGTGGCTTCTGGTGGCGCACATTAA
- the alr gene encoding alanine racemase: MEKKHISWIELSKSAFNHNITLLRKIIGATVNLAIVIKGNAYGHGTAAIAQLCQENSNVDWLCTVSLSEAVFIRELKVTKPIIVLSFIDTNPIDAIHHNIDLMIQDMATLKMVHDHAQAISKSINIHIKIDTGMSRLGFTPAEFLANIHTILALPYIKIRGISSHFAESNNPASDFTPQQLQEFNALLEELKRQNVEIPLHHIANSAATISTPAAHGNFVRIGGAAYGLLPKINNYSFIPVATWKTTISFIRTIAANEHVGYDRTYTTAQETKIGILPVGYYHGYHRNLSNIGSVLIATADGQQHYAPIVGRICMNHTLIDVTHIENIQIGDVAALLGAQEKIHPLTIATLIKSYNPREAVTTINQTIERIISPEETDAATSIQQREKVAEQIV, translated from the coding sequence ATGGAAAAAAAACATATATCATGGATAGAATTAAGCAAATCTGCGTTTAATCATAACATTACTTTGCTACGAAAAATAATTGGCGCAACGGTGAATCTTGCCATCGTAATAAAAGGTAATGCCTATGGTCATGGAACCGCAGCAATTGCTCAATTATGCCAAGAAAATTCAAATGTTGACTGGCTTTGCACGGTATCGCTTTCTGAAGCTGTCTTTATACGAGAGCTAAAAGTAACCAAGCCAATCATTGTCCTTTCATTTATAGATACAAATCCCATTGATGCAATTCATCATAACATTGATCTGATGATACAAGATATGGCAACCCTAAAAATGGTCCATGATCATGCACAAGCAATAAGCAAATCAATTAATATCCATATCAAAATAGATACTGGGATGTCCCGCCTTGGCTTTACTCCTGCAGAGTTCCTTGCAAATATTCATACCATTCTTGCTCTACCATATATAAAAATCAGAGGCATATCATCACATTTTGCAGAAAGCAATAATCCTGCCAGCGATTTTACACCACAACAATTGCAAGAATTTAACGCTCTTCTTGAAGAATTAAAACGACAAAATGTCGAAATTCCACTACACCATATCGCCAATTCTGCTGCAACGATCTCAACACCAGCGGCACATGGTAATTTTGTACGCATCGGCGGCGCTGCATATGGATTGCTCCCAAAAATAAATAATTATTCTTTTATTCCGGTTGCTACATGGAAAACAACCATCAGCTTTATTCGTACCATTGCAGCCAATGAGCATGTTGGATACGATAGAACCTATACAACAGCACAAGAAACTAAAATTGGCATCTTACCGGTCGGTTATTACCATGGCTATCATCGTAATTTAAGTAACATTGGATCAGTGCTTATTGCTACTGCTGATGGACAGCAACACTATGCGCCCATTGTGGGAAGAATTTGCATGAATCATACATTGATTGATGTGACGCATATAGAAAACATACAGATCGGAGACGTAGCTGCTTTGCTTGGAGCACAAGAAAAAATACATCCTTTGACCATTGCAACGCTTATTAAATCCTATAATCCACGAGAAGCGGTAACGACTATTAATCAAACAATTGAACGAATTATAAGCCCCGAAGAAACTGATGCGGCGACTTCTATTCAACAGAGAGAAAAAGTAGCTGAACAAATAGTTTGA